One genomic region from Mytilus trossulus isolate FHL-02 chromosome 9, PNRI_Mtr1.1.1.hap1, whole genome shotgun sequence encodes:
- the LOC134683067 gene encoding uncharacterized protein LOC134683067 isoform X1 yields MKKMTDKKLCSGCLRDDEKIEAEAWCNDCLEEVCKTCAKVHRKFNPPHKVIPLHQVSNLSSSILKISKDCDVHTDQRTTQFCTQHDKVICDLCLSDTHKNCDSIISIDRAAKGVKSGTALADLKSRINHLNEMFPELLKCQTKDEKEFDRQRDKFLQQISTTRQQINNHLDQIEKETIDELNKQFKKIKHKMDEAKHKTQKGLEAVATWIDELSSIETISNEILLFQTIKLMNSKTHIEETNINELNKQHKIEFDPFDTNDLPVVLKSIGKISLTENQMHIPALQHNSQQIQEPVKSMEGKIQRSYSFLTSVLGSKVQISNGCFVSGKRLLLLHYDSPHIYVCDYDGNDVHMITLEHNPWDVAMVDDNQAIVTLRHKGFKILDLTTLVLGRCIEPGGQGCYAVSCSNDQIWTFDGIYTISQIDISGNILRSVKTKNRVQNFCIDNNSNIYYTRGNGDDNNVYSVKPDGQESIFCSHSDLIGPYGIDLDDKGNVYVGGMWSQHIHRISSDGKDHQIILTKDDGINGPWGLCHNRETKQLLVVNDIKKSVAMYTLP; encoded by the exons ATGAAGAA aatgaCAGACAAAAAATTGTGTTCTGGATGTTTACGAGATGACGAAAAAATCGAGGCTGAAGCATGGTGTAATGACTGCCTAGAAGAAGTTTGTAAGACATGCGCAAAGGTACACAGAAAATTTAATCCGCCGCATAAAGTAATACCACTTCACCAGGTCAGTAATCTTAGTTCTTCTATTCTGAAAATCAGTAAAGACTGTGATGTCCATACCGACCAAAGAACCACTCAGTTCTGTACCCAGCATGACAAGGTCATCTGTGATCTTTGTTTGTCCGACACCCATAAAAACTGTGATTCCATCATTTCCATAGATCGAGCAGCAAAAGGCGTTAAAAGTGGGACCGCCCTTGCAGATCTTAAGAGTAGAATCAATCATTTAAACGAAATGTTTCCTGAATTGTTGAAGTGTCAAactaaagatgaaaaagagTTTGATAGGCAAAGAGATAAATTCCTCCAACAGATATCTACCACCAGACAACAGATTAACAATCATCTAGATCAAATTGAAAAGGAAACCATAGACGAATTGAATAAACagttcaaaaaaatcaaacacaaaatGGATGAGGCAAAACATAAAACACAGAAAGGACTTGAGGCAGTAGCAACATGGATAGACGAACTGTCATCGATAGAAACCATCAGTAAtgaaatacttttatttcaGACAATCAAATTGATGAATAGTAAAACACACATAGAAGAAACCAATATTAACGAGCTCAATAAGCAACACAAAATAGAATTTGATCCATTTGATACAAACGATCTTCCCGTTGTACTTAAGTCTATAGGAAAGATTTCACttacagaaaatcaaatgcataTACCCGCATTACAACACAATTCACAACAAATACAAGAACCAGTTAAGTCAATGGAAGGCAAAATACAACGATCTTATTCGTTTCTAACATCAGTATTAGGATCAAAAGTTCAAATTAGTAACGGTTGTTTTGTGTCCGGAAAGAGACTTCTCTTGTTACATTACGACTCACCACACATCTATGTATGTGACTATGACGGGAATGATGTTCACATGATAACATTAGAACATAATCCATGGGATGTCGCTATGGTCGACGATAATCAGGCAATAGTTACTTTAAGGCATAAAGGATTCAAGATCTTAGATCTAACAACACTTGTCTTAGGGAGATGTATCGAACCTGGAGGACAAGGATGCTATGCTGTGTCATGTAGTAATGATCAGATATGGACGTTTGATGGAATCTACACTATTAGTCAGATTGATATCAGTGGTAATATACTACGTAGTGTAAAAACAAAGAATAGGGTACAGAACTTTTGTATTGACAACAATAGCAACATTTACTATACTAGAGGAAATGGAGACGACAATAACGTATACAGTGTAAAACCTGACGGACAGGAGAGTATATTCTGTAGTCATTCTGATCTCATTGGTCCTTATGGTATCGACTTAGATGACAAGGGTAATGTTTATGTAGGTGGAATGTGGTCTCAACATATACACAGAATATCATCTGATGGAAAGGATCATCAAATCATACTGACAAAGGATGACGGAATAAACGGTCCGTGGGGTTTATGCCACAACAGGGAAACAAAACAACTTCTGGTTGTCAAcgatattaaaaaaagtgtcgCCATGTATACATTACCCTAG
- the LOC134683067 gene encoding uncharacterized protein LOC134683067 isoform X2 codes for MTDKKLCSGCLRDDEKIEAEAWCNDCLEEVCKTCAKVHRKFNPPHKVIPLHQVSNLSSSILKISKDCDVHTDQRTTQFCTQHDKVICDLCLSDTHKNCDSIISIDRAAKGVKSGTALADLKSRINHLNEMFPELLKCQTKDEKEFDRQRDKFLQQISTTRQQINNHLDQIEKETIDELNKQFKKIKHKMDEAKHKTQKGLEAVATWIDELSSIETISNEILLFQTIKLMNSKTHIEETNINELNKQHKIEFDPFDTNDLPVVLKSIGKISLTENQMHIPALQHNSQQIQEPVKSMEGKIQRSYSFLTSVLGSKVQISNGCFVSGKRLLLLHYDSPHIYVCDYDGNDVHMITLEHNPWDVAMVDDNQAIVTLRHKGFKILDLTTLVLGRCIEPGGQGCYAVSCSNDQIWTFDGIYTISQIDISGNILRSVKTKNRVQNFCIDNNSNIYYTRGNGDDNNVYSVKPDGQESIFCSHSDLIGPYGIDLDDKGNVYVGGMWSQHIHRISSDGKDHQIILTKDDGINGPWGLCHNRETKQLLVVNDIKKSVAMYTLP; via the coding sequence atgaCAGACAAAAAATTGTGTTCTGGATGTTTACGAGATGACGAAAAAATCGAGGCTGAAGCATGGTGTAATGACTGCCTAGAAGAAGTTTGTAAGACATGCGCAAAGGTACACAGAAAATTTAATCCGCCGCATAAAGTAATACCACTTCACCAGGTCAGTAATCTTAGTTCTTCTATTCTGAAAATCAGTAAAGACTGTGATGTCCATACCGACCAAAGAACCACTCAGTTCTGTACCCAGCATGACAAGGTCATCTGTGATCTTTGTTTGTCCGACACCCATAAAAACTGTGATTCCATCATTTCCATAGATCGAGCAGCAAAAGGCGTTAAAAGTGGGACCGCCCTTGCAGATCTTAAGAGTAGAATCAATCATTTAAACGAAATGTTTCCTGAATTGTTGAAGTGTCAAactaaagatgaaaaagagTTTGATAGGCAAAGAGATAAATTCCTCCAACAGATATCTACCACCAGACAACAGATTAACAATCATCTAGATCAAATTGAAAAGGAAACCATAGACGAATTGAATAAACagttcaaaaaaatcaaacacaaaatGGATGAGGCAAAACATAAAACACAGAAAGGACTTGAGGCAGTAGCAACATGGATAGACGAACTGTCATCGATAGAAACCATCAGTAAtgaaatacttttatttcaGACAATCAAATTGATGAATAGTAAAACACACATAGAAGAAACCAATATTAACGAGCTCAATAAGCAACACAAAATAGAATTTGATCCATTTGATACAAACGATCTTCCCGTTGTACTTAAGTCTATAGGAAAGATTTCACttacagaaaatcaaatgcataTACCCGCATTACAACACAATTCACAACAAATACAAGAACCAGTTAAGTCAATGGAAGGCAAAATACAACGATCTTATTCGTTTCTAACATCAGTATTAGGATCAAAAGTTCAAATTAGTAACGGTTGTTTTGTGTCCGGAAAGAGACTTCTCTTGTTACATTACGACTCACCACACATCTATGTATGTGACTATGACGGGAATGATGTTCACATGATAACATTAGAACATAATCCATGGGATGTCGCTATGGTCGACGATAATCAGGCAATAGTTACTTTAAGGCATAAAGGATTCAAGATCTTAGATCTAACAACACTTGTCTTAGGGAGATGTATCGAACCTGGAGGACAAGGATGCTATGCTGTGTCATGTAGTAATGATCAGATATGGACGTTTGATGGAATCTACACTATTAGTCAGATTGATATCAGTGGTAATATACTACGTAGTGTAAAAACAAAGAATAGGGTACAGAACTTTTGTATTGACAACAATAGCAACATTTACTATACTAGAGGAAATGGAGACGACAATAACGTATACAGTGTAAAACCTGACGGACAGGAGAGTATATTCTGTAGTCATTCTGATCTCATTGGTCCTTATGGTATCGACTTAGATGACAAGGGTAATGTTTATGTAGGTGGAATGTGGTCTCAACATATACACAGAATATCATCTGATGGAAAGGATCATCAAATCATACTGACAAAGGATGACGGAATAAACGGTCCGTGGGGTTTATGCCACAACAGGGAAACAAAACAACTTCTGGTTGTCAAcgatattaaaaaaagtgtcgCCATGTATACATTACCCTAG